cagcgaccggtgtactatgtgagcaaatcactacacgaggccgaggtgcgatacctaccattagaaaaggcaattctggcaatagtgcatgcaacccgaaaacttcctcattactttcaggcgcacacggtcatcgttctgactcagcttcccctccgagcagtgcttcgaagcgctgactatacaggaaggatcgccatgtggagtgcgctcttgggagcctttgatataaaatatatgcccagatcctccatcaaagggcaggtcctcgcagacttggtagcggagtttgctagccctccatagaaacaataaccgagaagagggacatggatgggaagtcggttggtgcgatctcaacagggaggaacacgcattggaagatctacgtagatggcgcagccaatcagagagggtcaggagttgggatagttttaatatccccggacggtgctgccattgaaaaatcattaaggctcggattctcggctatgaacaacgaagccgaatacgaagccttacttcaagggatgacgatggttcaaaggttGGGCGGAAAAATgatagaagcgttctcggactccagactggtagtcggacaggtgatgggtgagctggaagcccgagatactaggatgcaagagtatctgggacaagtcaagcggctgcagacgaattttgagtccttcaatctgacacacatttccaggagtggcaacacccatgcggactcgctggccactctcgccacgtcctcggcacataatctgccgcgagttatcctggttgaagatctagcccaggcaagtcccatcagtagaggccctgccagagtccatcagatcagaaagagtcacagctggatggatcccataaagaacttccttcaaaacgacgtcttgccggaagagaaattggaagccgagaagatacaaaggaatgctcctcggttttggctgtcagaggaccacaaactatatcggcgctcctattctggatcgtacctactctgcgtacacccggaagaatccgaatctctgcttgaggagttacacgaggggatttgtggaagtcataccggagggagatcgctggcgcacagggcacttacccaggggtactggtggccgaacatgcagagagaggcccaagaatacgctaagaagtgcgatcagtgccaaagattcgccccgaatatccaccaacccggaggagttctcaaccccctctcgagtccatggccgttcgcacaatggggccttgatctagttggacccttccccaaggccgcagggaacaagcgatacataatagtcggaacggactacttcactaaatgggtagaggctgaaccattggccaacattagggacgtggacgcccaaaaattcatctggaagaacatcatcacccgcttcgggaccccgcgtacactcatttccgacaatggtctgcaattcgacagtaaaaactttagggagtattgccgcgagtttggaatcatcaaccgatattccacccccgcctaccctcagggaaatgggcaggtcgaagccgtgaacaaggtcatagtgaacggactgaagaagaggttggacgaggcgaaggggagatgggtagaagaactcccccatgtcttatggacttatcggacgacgccgcgacgatcgaccggtgagacccccttctcgatgacttacggggctgaggccgtgctcccgattgagaacaactttcccacactgaggtctagatcgtttaccccaagcgataacgacgagttattggaacggagtctggacctagccgaagaaagaagggaaaaagcgatgattcatgtggcctattatcaccagaagctgagacaagggtatgatgctaacgtcaaaccacggcctctggggccaggtgatctcgtaatgaggaagattcttggcagcgcaaagaacccctcttggggcaagttggggcccaattgggagggaccataccgtgtcacatcagtggccggaataggcgcctattacctagaagatttagatgaaaaagctgtacctcgaccatggaatgtaaataacctcagaagatattattattaatgagaatggcttagcacatgttttctttcatgattatccgctgcttgctgggctactgacaactatccatagttttaaacagaacccaagtcctgcatggctcctcggaccacagacttgggggaaattattactaatataagttttaaacagaacctagtcctgcatggctccacggaccacagactaaggggaaattaatacttaaggcaactatccatagttttaaacagaacccaagtcctgcatggctcctcggaccacagacttgggggaaattattactaatataagttttaaacagaacctagtcctgcatggctccacgaaccacagactaaggggaaattaatacttaaggcaactatccatagttttaaacagaacccaagtcctgcatggctcctcggaccacagacttggggaaattattactaatataagttttaaacagaacctagtcctgcaggctccacggaccacagactaaaggcactatccatagttttaaacagaacccaagtcctgcatggctcctcggaccacagacttgggggaaattattactaatataagttttaaacagaacctagtcctgcatggctccacggaccacagactaaggggaaattaatacttaaggcaactatccatagttttaaacagaacccaagtcctgcatggctcctcggaccacagacttgggggaaattattactaatataagttttaaacagaacctagtcctgcatggctccacggaccacagactaaggggaaattaatacttaaggcaactatccatagttttaaacagaacccaagtcctgcatggctcctcggaccacagacttgggggaaattattactaatataagttttaaacagaacctagtcctgcatggctccacggaccacagactaaggggaaattaatacttaaggcaattatccatagttttaaacagaacccaagtcttgcatggctcctcggaccacagacttgggggaaattattactaatataagttttaaacagaacctagtcctgcatggctccacggaccacagactaaggggaaattaatacttaaggcaactatccatagttttaaacagaacccaagtcttgcatggctcctcgaaacCACaggacttgggggaaattattactaatataagttttaaacagaacctagtcctgcatggctccacggaccacagactaaggggaaattaatacttaaggcaactatccacggttttaaacagaacccaagtcctgcatggctcctcggaccacagacttgggggaaattattactaatataagttttaaacagaacctagtcctgcatggctccacggaccacagactaaggggaaattaatacttaaggcaactattcatagttttaaacagaacccaagtcctgcatggctcctcggaccacagacttgggggaaattattactcatataagttttaaacaaaacctagtcctgcatggctccacggaccacagactaaggggaaattaatacttaaggcaactattcatggttttaaacagaacccaagtcctgcatggctcctcggaccacagacttgggggaaattattactaatataagttttaaacagaacctagtcctgcatggctccacggaccacagactaaggggaaattaatacttaagacaactatccatagttttaaacagaacccaagtcctgcatgactcctcggaccacagacttgggggaaattattactaatataagttttaaacagaacctagtcctgcatggctccacggaccacagactaaagggaaattaatacttaagacaactattcatagctctaaacagaacctaagtcctgcatggctcctcgagccacagacttgggggaaattattacttatggtaGATTGGGAGATCATTACTTAAAGGGAACCATTTTAATACGTGCACGCAGTCTGGCACCATCGCAACCCTCAGatgcgcagcccaaaaacccatttttatcttgaccgtttatctgtatctacatagttgcaaatgtttaaagaagagcgctactgacgtgcatccatagtaagcaaaacgaacattttatattaatattccgagtacattagaaggagaggtccttacaaaagagcgGGAAAATTGGACGACTCTCgatcaaaaaaggaaagagtacaaagatcaaaagcctagaaggctaagcctcagcaggaggatctcctttctgctcgggctgaggaggcggaacctcgatggtagagtctGCGATGGGATCATCCGCCATATTGGGCACAAGGACAGCATCAGGCGTCGCCAGATCCTACTCAGAGGCAGCTTGAACACCATCAGGATGCGCTCGGATCTCTTTAGGATAGAAGATGCTCTCGGGCAGTCTCAGCGCCGAGtcagcaggaactcctgcagcgtCGAGGGCACGAGACCATGAGATATCGCAATACTCCCAGCATACCTCGGGGAtttcctcggatagcctggcctccatctcttcggccccgagctggcgtgcggcactcttctcagcctctgtggcTTCTTGGATCagttgggcctcctctttggcCCGTCacagctcatcctcgaccctTTGCAGAGCGGTCTTgagatcctgcactgcctgtTTCTCGGTGGCAAGGTTAATCTGGGTCGAGAACAgctccttgcgctggtcctTCGCCTAGGCCTCAGCACTCTTCAAACTAGCCTCTGCAGActtgcgccggttctccgactccttgaacttgtccatAAGTTCAGTGTAATCGTgctggagggaccccaaggttttctccacctccgctcgcgcctggttctcgacctcagcccgactactATTACcacggcaaaattcctcagccacgaacACCTGCTGggtaatctacaaacgaaacaagattgctgTAATCTAAGGTcaaagaaattaatgaaacagtaaaaggattacctaccatcgcgagatcccttttaagggataggaagatctcgggctgagagaaccgcctataagcctccatatcccgaggaaggagtaggggctgctctaaggcctcggccacgtagcCCGCCCGGCCTCGATTGTACTCTCGgatcgaagcattgtagggaatggccaccccatccagctccaatctGGGGCCCCATACACGCGGGGTAGCACGTACATCCGCAAGAGTCTCCTCGTCtcgactctccgaggagtttccccttctgctccttggcgcgcgagtggttttttgctgcttggtcggttgggcaaccacctcgccctcctcaggagtgtcacccggccttttcttctttaagtccggattaaccttaaggccaaggtctgAGGTGTCCGTAGGAACCACAGGAGGGAGGGTCTTGCCCTGTGGTGGAGTTGGTGCCTTCGAGGACTGTCCTTTCGGCAACcggcctttccctcgggaggccatcagctcctttagagtttttcccttttctgccatgggctctacctcctcgtccgaagtatcgtccgagcagagaacgatggaaggaacaccaactgcagaatgtcggtcccgctctccttcgggatcaAAAAATTCCACCATGGGGGTCtgttgaacttcctcctcaaaataaaactcgtctatttctgcctcaagggaaagacgagatgattcagcttcctcttcgaCCTGAGCGGcagcaccaggctcgtttggcggaggtagctgctctgccaagtagggatctctaacactgggcaacacaactggtggcagatcgtgttcagctaggagcccgtccctggacacgtcaatccgagccaacctcggactaccagcccttatggcgtgaccgatagcctggaaagagctgctcaggggttgatagcccagaaccagatgggcagcacgcaactgcccgtcctcggaaacgtagatctccgacctaagaaggtagttcagcgctggcacgttcacaaagtttagccgaggggcgacgtgaattttatctgcaaacaatcaaggaaaaggggattagtccacgaaatcttccagttataaagaaagcaaaaagtgtaacccctcaatgctaaatcctatcccaaaagggaccgatcctagaaacgccgcacctgggtttcctgcccgagttggacaatgaataccgtcgaaccactccccagaagcaataaggaaatcattcttcactgtcttattggatattgggagacaagagatcaacctaacgtcctcgcttcgggatttaagataatacccctcatccccgaggcggtgacattcgtacagataagccacatcgtgccaagtaaggcctagattcatccgctcgtttaagacatctacacagcctagtatcttgaacatattcgggacACACTggtacggcgtcaacctatggttgaacaagtactcccttgtaatcctacacatgggaagtgtcatccctccctctatgaaggcaatcatggggataacgacttctcccgcacgcctatctgtcaatattccttcaagaggacagtaccgcagcccaacccccgggagaatgtgatatttagccctaaaggctTCCATAGCGGCGGGGGTGttaactaatttctcaaatctacccatctggactgaaccgaggaacaaaagtaaagactcagaaaaaaaaagtagagtccgaggaggaaattgaaacagcaagatgaacgaaatgtactggtaccttcacaaaacgttcAATGAGGTGCCTGGGAATCTAtcgtggacgaaacgcttcacaaaaacgGCTACGATGGCGTAACGGTCGCAAGTGTTCGTGTATCTCTggggttcgatggagttctctggaagcctctaaggtttgtgaaatgcagataaaagaagaaactgaacccttatgacgtcttatatagccaggaggagcgagaaaagatcgctcctgcctaaaaatacgggAAAAAACGATagccgttcgatctacgccacaccgttggatgagggaacataacgcctccagaagttaatggccgcgcctcgtaaattgcagCGCGTCAGAAGTAACGGTCCGCACGCGCGCCacacgctctccttatttccaccctctcccaaaatatcaaaaccccgtcttttcctcctcggagggagatagaaaccggagttttgaggggctaatgtggggcccggcccagaaataatgggctattccaaattcaggcccatccgaggagcgtcctgtccgaagagaaaccacgtatgaagcattactcaatccNNNNNNNNNNNNNNNNNNNNNNNNNNNNNNNNNNNNNNNNNNNNNNNNNNNNNNNNNNNNNNNNNNNNNNNNNNNNNNNNNNNNNNNNNNNNNNNNNNNNNNNNNNNNNNNNNNNNNNNNNNNNNNNNNNNNNNNNNNNNNNNNNNNNNNNNNNNNNNNNNNNNNNNNNNNNNNNNNNNNNNNNNNNNNNNNNNNNNNNNNNNNNNNNNNNNNNNNNNNNNNNNNNNNNNNNNNNNNNNNNNNNNNNNNNNNNNNNNNNNNNNNNNNNNNNNNNNNNNNNNNNNNNNNNNNNNNNNNNNNNNNNNNNNNNNNNNNNNNNNNNNNNNNNNNNNNNNNNNNNNNNNNNNNNNNNNNNNNNNNNNNNNNNNNNNNNNNNNNNNNNNNNNNNNNNNNNNNNNNNNNNNNNNNNNNNNNNNNNNNNNNNNNNNNNNNNNNNNNNNNNNNNNNNNNNNNNNNNNNNNNNNNNNNNNNNNNNNNNNNNNNNNNNNNNNNNNNNNNNNNNNNNNNNNNNNNNNNNNNNNNNNNNNNNNNNNNNNNNNNNNNNNNNNNNNNNNNNNNNNNNNNNNNNNNNNNNNNNNNNNNNNNNNNNNNNNNNNNNNNNNNNNNNNNNNNNNNNNNNNNNNNNNNNNNNNNNNNNNNNNNNNNNNNNNNNNNNNNNNNNNNNNNNNNNNNNNNNNNNNNNNNNNNNNNNNNNNNNNNNNNNNNNNNNNNNNNNNNNNNNNNNNNNNNNNNNNNNNNNNNNNNNNNNNNNNNNNNNNNNNNNNNNNNNNNNNNNNNNNNNNNNNNNNNNNNNNNNNNNNNNNNNNNNNNNNNNNNNNNNNNNNNNNNNNNNNNNNNNNNNNNNNNNNNNNNNNNNNNNNNNNNNNNNNNNNNNNNNNNNNNNNNNNNNNNNNNNNNNNNNNNNNNNNNNNNNNNNNNNNNNNNNNNNNNNNNNNNNNNNNNNNNNNNNNNNNNNNNNNNNNNNNNNNNNNNNNNNNNNNNNNNNNNNNNNNNNNNNNNNCACTTGTAAGCTTATTTGGAAGTCTTCAAATCGAAAGCAAGGAACTATGTAATTagagaaagcaagaaaatacaacaatcaaataaataaaactctttcttcatatatatgcatttttttagcTGCCACAGCATGTGAACTTTTTTCTAGATTATACATGGAAAACTAATAAAGGAAACACAGATTGGAGTTGAACCCTTCTTATTTGGAGCTGTCTTCTAGAAGCCCTTTCTCACAACAAACTGGTATCGATCAGAGCTTCCGTTTCAACAATAGAAGATGCCAGAACACAAAATAGAAACATCTTTGTAGGAGGTAAACAAGTTAGACATGCACCAAcataatgaaaaaagaaaaaaagagcaattTCATGACTCAATTACCATGTGCAGCAACACATATAGATAGATATcttgaagaaagaaagatgtaTAATGAGTTTATGAGAGTTTGTCCTCAATGGCCAATTCCTCAATCATATTGCCTTGGTTGAAGTGATTGAAGGCTTGGATTTCAGCACATTTGTTAGGCAGTATAATGGGGCCGAGACCTTTCTCAAGTGAGTGTGTAGGCATTGCATACTTACGTGCAATGACAACTGAGTTAATAACCTCATCGGTGGGATGAAACACTGAGAGAAACTCGAATCCACGAAGATCGCGAGGATCAAGCACTGGATAGAGAAAAGCGCGAGCCCCATGTGCGCTTCTCAGCATCAAAAGAGCTCCTGGAGCCATGTACTTGGCCAAATGATCAACGACTTTAACCTTGTCCTCTTTGTCCATGCCAACTAGAGCTGCCAAGAAAACAACTTCATAATCTTTTAAGTCATTAGTTACATTCATTATATCATTGGTATGGAAGAAAAATCTTTTGGATAAGTCAGAATCAGATGAAAATAAGCCAATAGCCTGTGAATTGGCCAAAGGGTCAATATCATAGTTGTGAAAGGTGGTATTGGTAAGGTGTTTGGAGGCCAAGACAATTGAGGTAAGAGGAAGGGGACCTGAGCCCACAAAGGCAATTTTGCTAGGGACATGGGTGTAGTGTTGGCTAAGGATATTGAATTCAAGGAGGCTAAGCTTGAGGTAATTAGAATagtaaggaaaaatattaagatGGTCAAGTGGGTTTTCATATGAGCCTAAAATGGTAGAGTAATGACTCTCCAAATGTCCCTCAGCCTCACCACAAAGCCTAATGAGCTTTGACCTCATTTCTTGCACCTTTTTGCACAGCTTGGTTACATCAATTGGATTTGGTGGCATGCATGTGAGCACAAGTTTTGTGAAGATCATGTTGACATCTTTGGAAGGTTTGAGGTTCTCAAGGCTTGAGATTTGCTCATACAACTCCCAGACTTTTTGTACCAAAGGCTCATCCTGGCAACCCATGTCGACACTATGAGGTAATTGGCAGACTCTTCAAGGAAGGGTATTTTGAATTGGATGATAGAAAATTCAAGAGCTAGTTACAACTTCCAATCCTCCGAAGGGGTCATTATTTATGGGCACTTGTTGGGCCCCACATGGCACAGAAGGTTGCCTTGTTCTTACATATCTCTATTagaatattttgattattttctttctttccttttttttttttcttttttttctttttttgcctttttctaaataaaattttatggaGTAGTTATGTGCATGTATAAAGATAGAAACTCATTTCCTTCATTTGACATGCCAAGTTAACCTACTAGTTGATGTACTGCGTGATGtgcgagtattttaaaatattttgtaagaaataATATCATATCTCATGGATGGTACTTATTATGTGCTATAATATTTTGGGAATCAACTTCAATTATATTTACAtgttattagaaaaaaaatgatagtaaAACTATGAACCAATTGCTTAAGTAAATtgacaaatatttaattattttcactAATTTAAGCTTAATTATAATTGTAGGTACTTAAGAATtcttggctttggctttggctttttggcttgattgccttgccttgaattctttttgtcccacattggaaatatgACTTCCCTCCTTCtaccttataaggcatgaaccaaTGAGAAAGAGTACCACTAGTTTGGTTAACAAAAAGAATTCAAGGCAAGGCACCAAACTAGTGGTACTCTTTCTCAttggttcatgccttataaggtaGAAGGAGGGAAGtcatctttccaatgtgggacaaaaagaattcaaggcaaggcaaggcaaggcaatcaagccaaaaagccaaagccaaagccaaaaattcttaagtacctacaataattatattttcattctcaaaaaaaattataattatatttttattctcaattaTAATTAagtattccaaaatttttttttgctatataaattttataaaaataaccatataaattatttttatataagcaATTAATGCCCAATTATGAATAATTaatacatgaaaaaaatatatttacttCAATTAATtcatgaaaattaattaatacattgacataaatgcaaaatattTGATGAGGTGGAAGGTTAAATGAATAGAAGTTTCACAAAAGAGaattcaaacatttatttatgaaatagtTGAAGTCcaccaatcacattcattatcACATcagtttataaatttaatacagtaaaacttgtaatatttgtaatactttaacatttttcatagaATTTTCATTCCTTCTCAAGGGATTGGCACATGAAAAAACcttagaaataataaatatatgaaaataaatcaatttacTCTATTTATACTCTGtttaattcttctaaaaaaaatgtttttgtttaATGACATTGTACAAAATGTTCATTTGATAACCTAGTGCTAATGGTTTTCTTTATGGTGCCCATGtttgtaatatttaaaatatgaatatattacattagaaaattaaaaaatatttcaatttatttaaacataaaattattttatacttttattgcatatgttattaaatttgcttttgacttttgatggtttttgtttcaattgttATCAAAGGTGAAATTATAGAATATTTTAAGTGTGTAATAAATACGTACTCACTCTCACATAATTGTGAgtttcaataattaaatttattataaaaccCACTATTCATGTGTAAGTGGTAAGTACACATTTTATTGTACTATTAgagtattttataattttccttATTGAAGCAACTAAACATAAGGTTAAATGTCATATTATTCCAACTAAATTGTTTCTTATTCAAATTCtataaaaacaaggaaaattaTAAAgccacaaaatattttataaacttttttacaaactgtcGATGTGGTGAAtagttattggtaaataaaaaagtaatgttagtaATGAACCCAGATAAAAACCAGTATGAATTTGATACATCAATAGTAtgtaaaaaagttataaaatagtttgtaattataatattattctaaaaacaaacaagtaaaTTCTTTTATATGAGTAATTAATGCATCATTTACGGATAATTAATACaaagaaataaattcattttccaATAAATACATGAAATATTATACTCTCTTCTCTACAGAAAGGATGCCTCTTGGAAGTTGGATCAACATACCTTAGACCACTGTGACTTACATTCTTGCTTTTAATCTGCAAGCGGGTGTCCCCGCACGATACGCAATGgcattttgaaatgtttttacaaaattatcttatgaCCTATGTATATTACTTATTATGTGTTATGATGATATAGTAAGGAATCAACTTTctttatattacattttataGTCATGTTAATGGGTACTTTTAAGGCAATTATTAGAAAAAGTAATATTACaatcataaactattttacgATATTTTTACAAACCATTGATGTGCccaacttcttattggttttcatctagatTCACTATTAACATAACCACTCatcacattagcaatttgtaaatatttttgtaaaaaaatttatatctctAGTATTACTCtattagtaaaccattttagagaaattttgacaccactttcatagaaaatatgaaaatctgtcaaaaaatttaactggttttttttttttttccataaaaa
This genomic stretch from Quercus lobata isolate SW786 chromosome 3, ValleyOak3.0 Primary Assembly, whole genome shotgun sequence harbors:
- the LOC115981763 gene encoding nicotianamine synthase-like → MGCQDEPLVQKVWELYEQISSLENLKPSKDVNMIFTKLVLTCMPPNPIDVTKLCKKVQEMRSKLIRLCGEAEGHLESHYSTILGSYENPLDHLNIFPYYSNYLKLSLLEFNILSQHYTHVPSKIAFVGSGPLPLTSIVLASKHLTNTTFHNYDIDPLANSQAIGLFSSDSDLSKRFFFHTNDIMNVTNDLKDYEVVFLAALVGMDKEDKVKVVDHLAKYMAPGALLMLRSAHGARAFLYPVLDPRDLRGFEFLSVFHPTDEVINSVVIARKYAMPTHSLEKGLGPIILPNKCAEIQAFNHFNQGNMIEELAIEDKLS